A window of the Brassica napus cultivar Da-Ae chromosome A2, Da-Ae, whole genome shotgun sequence genome harbors these coding sequences:
- the LOC106378139 gene encoding F-box/LRR-repeat protein At2g40920-like, whose translation IPNTKLWLRLISSRYFTHRFLTVHSPRLYMCLWDANDYLNCEILSSALLDATTTTTTTPSPFLVDHYLTTPRMGRHILQNLGGFMCYIYWNKPRMYNPATRQLVTLPFKKSDHMIVPPGGKKIVRYYFGYDALNHKYKVVSSISVHLKQNMEVISSENWVFVLEGGVCSWKKAALTSPDFCPHVPCKMEGLCIDGVIYYMALLGPFEYVFVSFDVKSEEFNMIQVPRRDGDELLERFQNVGLLEYGGKPTLFDQTNLKDKGVVALWSVEDAGSKKWSCKSLVVQPSQLHLVNTITFNVKGITQNGKVLLIPKNILFPFHILSYDIQNNDMRKIEIRGIPDRWFNMDEEAEVCVDVMFMDQSESVISSDFVSSLDWTERDNHDTYIHRSLPLSVSLPIL comes from the coding sequence ATTCCCAACACAAAGCTCTGGCTAAGGCTCATCAGCTCACGATATTTCACCCACCGTTTCCTTACAGTCCATTCCCCTCGTCTTTACATGTGTTTATGGGACGCAAACGACTACCTTAACTGTGAAATACTCTCATCCGCTCTTCTAGAcgctactactactactactactactccaTCTCCCTTTTTAGTTGACCACTATCTGACCACCCCACGGATGGGAAGGCACATCTTGCAAAATCTTGGTGGCTTCATGTGCTACATCTATTGGAATAAGCCTCGGATGTATAACCCTGCCACCAGACAACTTGTCACCTTACCCTTCAAAAAGTCCGACCACATGATCGTACCACCAGGAGGAAAAAAAATCGTCCGCTACTATTTCGGATACGACGCGCTTAACCACAAGTACAAAGTGGTCTCCTCGATTAGCGTACACCTAAAACAGAATATGGAAGTGATCAGTTCAGAGAATTGGGTATTTGTACTAGAAGGTGGAGTATGTTCCTGGAAAAaggctgctttaacctcaccgGACTTTTGTCCTCACGTGCCTTGCAAAATGGAAGGACTGTGTATCGATGGGGTTATATACTACATGGCTTTGCTTGGTCCGTTTGAATATGTGTTTGTGAGTTTCGACGTTAAATCTGAAGAGTTCAACATGATCCAAGTACCTCGCAGGGACGGCGACGAGCTGCTTGAAAGGTTTCAGAATGTGGGTCTTTTGGAGTATGGTGGAAAACCAACTCTTTTTGACCAAACAAATCTTAAAGACAAGGGTGTCGTGGCTTTATGGTCTGTGGAAGATGCCGGGAGCAAGAAATGGTCGTGCAAGAGTCTGGTTGTGCAGCCTTCTCAACTGCATCTGGTCAATACCATTACATTCAATGTGAAAGGTATAACTCAAAACGGCAAGGTTCTCCTGATACcaaagaatattctttttccttttcacaTTCTCTCTTATGATATTCAAAACAATGATATGAGAAAGATTGAGATCAGAGGTATACCTGACCGCTGGTTTAATATGGACGAAGAAGCTGAGGTATGTGTCGACGTGATGTTTATGGACCAGAGTGAGAGCGTCATTAGTAGCGATTTTGTATCTTCTCTCGACTGGACAGAGAGAGATAATCACGACACTTACATTCACAGATCTCTACCACTTTCTGTGTCATTACCGATATTGTGA
- the LOC106379465 gene encoding protein STRICTOSIDINE SYNTHASE-LIKE 11-like, with amino-acid sequence MTSFVSVISLLLSFSLAIFSDAASFQIFPVPGKRSGPEAFAFDSTGKGFYTGVSGGKIFKYLPGKGYVDFGYITVSSKSQWCDGALGIAYMSKCGRPAGIAFNNKTGELYVADAPLGLHVIPSGGGYAKKIADSADGKPFLFLDGLDVDPTTGVVYFTSFSSKFSPGDVLKAVASKDASGKLFKYDPSKRVVTVLLEGLSGSAGCAVSSDGSFVLVSQFTKSNIQRYWIKGSKAGTSEDFTNAVSNPDNIKRIGSSGNFWVASVVNTATGPTNPSAVKINSDGRVLQTISVKDKFGDTLVSEVNEFEGRLYVGTLSGPFAGIIDL; translated from the exons ATGACGTCATTTGTTTCCGTGATTTCACTTCTTCTCTCATTTTCTCTGGCCATTTTCTCAGATGCTGCGTCCTTCCAAATATTTCCGGTGCCGGGAAAAAGGTCAGGCCCTGAAGCTTTCGCCTTTGATTCCACCGGAAAAGGTTTCTACACCGGAGTTTCCGGCGGTAAAATCTTTAAATATCTACCGGGGAAGGGTTACGTCGATTTTGGCTATATCACAGTATCCTC GAAGTCGCAATGGTGCGATGGAGCACTTGGAATAGCTTATATGAGTAAATGCGGCCGGCCGGCCGGAATAGCATTTAACAACAAAACAGGAGAGCTCTACGTGGCCGATGCTCCGTTGGGTCTCCACGTCATTCCTAGTGGTGGTGGCTACGCCAAGAAGATCGCCGACAGTGCTGACGGCAAGCCCTTCTTGTTTCTCGATGGCCTCGACGTTGATCCCACAACCGGGGTCGTCTACTTCACTTCCTTCAGCTCAAAATTTAGCCCTGG CGACGTGTTAAAAGCAGTGGCATCAAAAGACGCTTCCGGTAAACTCTTCAAGTACGATCCATCAAAAAGGGTCGTGACTGTATTGCTCGAAGGTCTAAGTGGCTCAGCCGGTTGTGCCGTTAGCTCAGACGGTTCGTTTGTGCTAGTTAGTCAGTTCACCAAGAGTAACATCCAGAGGTATTGGATCAAGGGGTCTAAAGCTGGTACTTCTGAAGACTTCACTAATGCGGTCTCGAACCCTGACAATATCAAGAGGATCGGTTCTTCCGGAAACTTTTGGGTTGCTTCGGTAGTGAACACAGCCACCGGACCAACAAACCCGTCTGCGGTTAAAATTAACTCTGATGGTAGAGTGCTTCAGACAATTTCGGTGAAGGATAAGTTTGGAGATACTTTAGTCAGCGAGGTTAACGAATTCGAAGGAAGGCTTTATGTCGGAACTCTGTCTGGTCCTTTTGCCGGAATTATTGAcctttaa
- the LOC106379467 gene encoding protein STRICTOSIDINE SYNTHASE-LIKE 12-like has protein sequence MTLYIFLISLLLLSLLSAVVSDDASFQKLPVPGKRSGPESFAFDSTGKAFYTGVSGGKILKYTPDKGFVDFAQITKTSTSSWCKGVFGTALAKKCGRPAGIAFNPKTGDLYVADAPLGLHVIHPAGGVATKIADSVDGKPFKFLDGLDVDPTTGVVYFTSFSSKFSPSEVFIAVGVKDASGKLFKYDPATKAVTVLMEDLSGAAGCAVSSDGSFVLVSEFIKSNIKRYWIKGPKAGSTDDIFSSSVSNPDNIRRIGSTGNFWVASVINKVVMPTDPSAVKIDSNGKVLQTIFLKNEFGNTLLSEANEVDGKLYIGTLTGPFAGVMKL, from the exons ATGACGTTGTATATCTTCTtgatttctcttcttcttctctctcttttgtcaGCTGTTGTCTCCGACGACGCATCTTTCCAGAAACTTCCGGTGCCGGGAAAGAGGTCAGGCCCTGAATCTTTTGCCTTTGATTCCACCGGAAAAGCTTTCTACACCGGAGTCTCCGGTGGTAAAATCCTCAAGTATACTCCTGACAAAGGTTTTGTCGATTTTGCTCAGATAACTAAGACTTC AACTTCTTCGTGGTGCAAAGGAGTATTTGGAACCGCATTGGCCAAGAAATGTGGCCGACCTGCGGGGATAGCCTTCAACCCAAAGACAGGTGACCTTTACGTCGCTGATGCTCCATTGGGTCTTCACGTTATCCATCCCGCCGGAGGTGTGGCCACAAAGATCGCAGACAGTGTTGACGGAAAGCCCTTCAAGTTCCTCGACGGTCTTGACGTTGATCCCACCACCGGTGTCGTCTACTTCACTTCTTTCAGCTCCAAGTTCAGCCCCAG CGAAGTGTTTATCGCAGTGGGAGTAAAAGACGCGAGTGGAAAGCTCTTCAAATACGACCCAGCGACCAAAGCAGTGACTGTGTTAATGGAAGATCTAAGTGGTGCGGCTGGTTGCGCCGTGAGCTCTGATGGTTCATTCGTGCTGGTTAGCGAGTTCATAAAGAGTAACATCAAGAGATATTGGATCAAAGGACCAAAAGCTGGATCTACTGATGACATCTTCTCAAGTTCTGTCTCGAACCCCGACAACATCAGGAGGATCGGTTCTACTGGAAATTTTTGGGTCGCTTCCGTTATTAACAAGGTCGTAATGCCCACGGACCCTTCGGCTGTCAAAATCGATTCTAATGGAAAAGTGCTTCAGACCATTTTTCTCAAGAATGAGTTTGGTAATACATTGCTCAGTGAAGCCAACGAGGTCGACGGCAAACTGTATATTGGAACTCTTACTGGACCTTTTGCCGGAGTTATGAAACTTTAG